From a region of the Halanaerobium hydrogeniformans genome:
- a CDS encoding PQQ-dependent sugar dehydrogenase has translation MKIKVFWLVLAVTLVFSITVQAQIRVGSFPQEVEDQFMREPDGVIVESWVENLNIPWELVFLSEERALVSERDGKIRLIKSGELQSEPYLEINLTAIGEGGLMGMAVHPDYPDENYLYVMYTYRGADDNVLNRVSRFETKAETATNEEILIDEIPGGRNHNGGRIAFGPDEMLYITTGDSWNREIAQDLNILGGKILRLTAEGNIPDDNPFENSPVYSLGHRNPQGLSWHPETKELFISDHGPSGEDNLQAKDRIKQVNAGDNFGWPEKIGYFEDCEFANPLIMWEDAVPPSGMTFYNGDLYVATLRSQALVRIVLNNKKNYEVETIERWFKEKDGPSTFGRLRTAVKGPDGFLYLLTSNRDGRGNPIAEDDRIIRLKIEN, from the coding sequence ATGAAAATTAAAGTTTTTTGGCTGGTCTTAGCCGTAACCTTAGTATTTTCAATCACAGTTCAGGCTCAAATTAGAGTTGGTAGTTTTCCTCAAGAAGTTGAAGATCAGTTTATGAGAGAACCTGACGGTGTAATTGTTGAAAGCTGGGTAGAAAATCTTAATATACCCTGGGAATTAGTGTTTTTAAGTGAAGAAAGAGCATTAGTTTCTGAAAGAGATGGGAAAATAAGATTGATTAAATCAGGAGAATTACAATCAGAACCGTATCTAGAAATAAATCTTACTGCAATTGGAGAAGGTGGTTTAATGGGAATGGCAGTACATCCAGATTATCCTGATGAAAACTATCTATATGTTATGTATACCTATAGAGGTGCTGATGATAATGTTTTAAATAGGGTTTCTAGATTTGAAACAAAAGCCGAAACTGCTACAAACGAAGAAATATTAATCGATGAAATACCTGGTGGCAGAAATCATAATGGTGGGAGAATTGCTTTTGGTCCAGATGAAATGCTATATATAACAACAGGTGACAGCTGGAATAGAGAAATTGCTCAAGATTTAAATATTCTAGGTGGAAAAATATTGAGACTTACTGCTGAAGGAAATATTCCAGATGATAACCCCTTCGAAAACTCTCCAGTTTACAGCCTTGGTCACCGTAATCCTCAGGGGCTTAGCTGGCATCCAGAAACAAAAGAGCTCTTTATTTCAGATCACGGTCCTTCTGGAGAAGATAACTTACAAGCTAAAGATAGAATTAAGCAGGTTAATGCAGGTGACAATTTTGGCTGGCCTGAAAAAATCGGTTATTTTGAAGATTGTGAATTTGCGAACCCGCTGATCATGTGGGAAGATGCTGTTCCTCCATCTGGTATGACTTTTTATAATGGAGATCTCTATGTTGCTACTTTGCGCAGTCAGGCCCTGGTGAGAATTGTTTTAAATAATAAGAAGAATTATGAAGTGGAGACTATAGAAAGATGGTTTAAAGAAAAAGATGGCCCTTCTACTTTTGGCAGGTTAAGAACTGCTGTAAAAGGACCAGATGGATTTCTATATCTTCTCACAAGTAATAGAGATGGTAGAGGCAATCCAATTGCAGAAGATGATAGAATTATTCGATTAAAAATTGAAAATTAA
- a CDS encoding YibE/F family protein codes for MQKKTIKRLVLAILIITFLFLLINNLSVIDEDSREFRAHVLEVDERDVRGVGISRTGVQRVRVEIKEGKFSGEKVNAANNLSGNLGWDYRFEIGDEILVAISETEDGEIASALALDIYRQGWLLVLLGVFITLLLLYAGYIGLKALFSFIASIILIWQVLIPGLLNGLNPLLFTAFILAILSALILFSIAGFTKKGLSAFFGTTCSLFITIGLTMFFGSMLALDGMSSPYVGELMAGGYMHLNVRDIFFAAVVIGSSGAAMDIAMDMATTIKELKARRPDIDMKGLTKSGFNVGSDVIGTMTTTLLLAYSGGYLTLMMAFMTRTTTYRRIFNLRIIVSEILRILVGSIGIVLVAPITTIFAAWLFTVEIDFNGIKRKFFKNKNH; via the coding sequence ATGCAGAAAAAAACAATTAAAAGATTAGTTTTAGCAATTTTAATAATTACTTTTTTATTTTTATTAATTAATAATTTAAGTGTGATTGATGAAGATTCTAGAGAATTTAGAGCTCATGTTTTAGAAGTTGATGAGCGTGATGTTAGAGGAGTTGGAATATCCAGAACAGGAGTTCAAAGAGTAAGAGTAGAAATAAAAGAAGGAAAATTTAGTGGAGAAAAAGTTAATGCTGCCAATAATCTATCTGGTAATTTGGGCTGGGATTATCGTTTTGAAATAGGGGATGAAATTCTTGTTGCAATATCTGAAACAGAAGATGGTGAGATAGCTTCAGCTTTAGCCTTAGATATATACAGGCAGGGTTGGCTGTTAGTTTTACTCGGAGTTTTTATTACTTTATTGTTATTATATGCTGGATATATTGGTTTAAAAGCTCTATTTTCTTTTATTGCGAGTATAATTTTAATCTGGCAGGTATTGATACCTGGTTTGCTAAACGGGTTAAATCCACTTTTGTTTACAGCTTTTATTCTGGCAATTTTATCTGCCTTAATCTTATTTTCTATAGCTGGTTTTACGAAAAAAGGGTTATCAGCCTTTTTTGGTACTACCTGTAGTCTCTTTATTACTATTGGCTTAACAATGTTCTTTGGTTCAATGCTTGCCCTAGATGGCATGTCTTCTCCTTATGTAGGCGAATTAATGGCAGGAGGGTATATGCATCTAAATGTAAGAGATATATTTTTTGCTGCAGTTGTGATTGGTTCTTCTGGAGCAGCAATGGATATAGCCATGGATATGGCAACTACGATTAAAGAACTTAAAGCTCGAAGACCAGATATTGACATGAAAGGATTAACAAAGTCTGGGTTTAATGTTGGTAGTGATGTAATAGGTACAATGACAACAACCCTTCTCTTGGCTTATTCAGGTGGATATTTAACTTTGATGATGGCATTTATGACAAGAACAACAACATATAGAAGAATATTTAATCTAAGGATTATAGTATCGGAAATATTAAGAATATTGGTAGGAAGCATTGGTATAGTACTTGTTGCACCGATAACTACCATTTTTGCTGCCTGGCTTTTTACTGTAGAGATAGACTTTAATGGAATTAAAAGAAAATTTTTTAAAAATAAAAATCATTAG
- a CDS encoding alkaline phosphatase: protein MFKALFGKKKLLSVFVLVLFVTFMMGSVAIANSTVAQAESPKYVFYFIGDGMAHAHTTLAEFYTQFENKEEVTHSYEDMGESFIDHEAEQPGDRLTMHQLDVHGSTRTTGSDTIVPGSGQTATALATGIKTSRNAISVDPDGNPLETVLLAANKEGMNTGLISTARITHATPGAFGANVLDRSMENEIAEQYLENDIDFLAGGGYRHFLPQTVDGSSREDSRDLFREYEEAGYSVFRSAEDTQKFRDYQPTAESKILYTPHQTHMSYEIDRVDSEEPSLAELTERGIEALTTDDSGFIMMVEGGRIDHAAHNNDVAGTIYDTLAFDDSIAVALDFYEQYPDETLIIVVGDHETGGLSLNSCEGMEYDYFLDLEPVTKVSGSVEEGFAYTGDRDQLYADMENIFGIDDLEDFEIEMLENAMDLEDAEGVEADVADFGAYWPQAPWISPTQATIAHITSRRSKIGWSTSSHTGSTIPMSAHGVNAEYFDAALDNTDVGQLTGAILGLELDVEVPAL, encoded by the coding sequence ATGTTTAAAGCTTTATTTGGGAAGAAAAAATTATTAAGTGTTTTTGTTTTAGTTTTATTTGTAACTTTTATGATGGGAAGCGTAGCAATTGCTAATAGCACAGTTGCTCAGGCTGAAAGTCCAAAGTATGTATTTTATTTCATTGGTGATGGAATGGCACATGCTCATACTACTTTAGCTGAATTTTATACTCAATTTGAAAATAAAGAAGAAGTTACTCATAGTTACGAAGATATGGGTGAAAGTTTTATTGATCATGAAGCAGAACAACCTGGTGATCGTTTAACAATGCATCAGTTAGATGTTCATGGTTCAACTAGAACTACTGGATCAGATACTATAGTTCCTGGTTCAGGGCAGACTGCAACAGCTCTGGCAACTGGGATTAAAACATCTAGAAATGCAATATCTGTTGATCCAGATGGTAATCCATTAGAAACCGTATTATTAGCTGCAAACAAAGAGGGTATGAATACAGGTTTAATTTCTACAGCAAGAATTACTCATGCTACTCCAGGTGCTTTTGGAGCTAACGTTCTTGATAGAAGTATGGAAAATGAAATCGCAGAACAGTATTTAGAAAATGACATTGACTTTTTAGCAGGTGGAGGATACAGACATTTCCTACCACAAACAGTTGATGGATCAAGCAGAGAAGATAGTAGAGATCTCTTTAGAGAATATGAAGAAGCTGGTTATTCTGTATTTAGATCTGCAGAAGATACTCAGAAGTTTAGAGATTATCAGCCAACTGCTGAAAGTAAAATATTATATACTCCTCACCAAACTCACATGTCATATGAGATTGATAGAGTTGACTCAGAAGAACCTAGTTTAGCTGAATTAACTGAAAGAGGAATCGAAGCTTTAACAACTGACGATAGTGGTTTTATAATGATGGTAGAGGGTGGCCGTATTGACCATGCTGCTCATAATAATGATGTTGCAGGTACAATCTATGATACTTTAGCTTTTGATGATTCAATAGCAGTAGCATTAGATTTCTATGAACAATATCCTGATGAAACATTAATTATCGTTGTTGGAGACCATGAAACTGGTGGTTTATCATTAAATAGTTGTGAAGGTATGGAATATGATTATTTCTTAGACTTAGAACCAGTGACAAAAGTTAGTGGCTCAGTAGAAGAAGGCTTTGCTTATACTGGTGATAGAGATCAACTTTATGCTGACATGGAAAATATTTTTGGTATAGATGATCTTGAAGATTTTGAAATAGAAATGCTTGAAAATGCTATGGACTTAGAAGATGCAGAAGGTGTAGAAGCTGATGTAGCAGATTTTGGAGCTTATTGGCCACAGGCACCCTGGATTAGTCCTACTCAAGCAACAATAGCTCATATAACTTCAAGAAGATCAAAAATTGGTTGGAGTACTTCATCACATACAGGTTCAACTATTCCAATGTCTGCCCATGGAGTAAATGCAGAATACTTTGATGCTGCTCTTGATAATACTGATGTAGGACAATTAACAGGTGCTATTTTAGGTCTAGAGTTAGATGTTGAAGTACCAGCACTATAA
- the ltrA gene encoding group II intron reverse transcriptase/maturase, with protein MNNSTETHRKQTTSYEGCSQEKRLEAGSNERVQSVSAALPKERNGEKADSSNLMEKILAAPNLNKAYKRVVGNKGSHGIDGMSVDELLPHLKRNGSQLLKDILEGNYKPQAVRRVEIPKPGGGVRLLGIPTVIDRMIQQAITQQLTPIFDPGFSEYSYGFRPGRNAHQAVNKAREYINDGYTWVVDIDLEKYFDTVQHDKLMSLVARKVQDKRVLKLIRAYLNSGVMIDGVISKDDKGCPQGGPLSPLLSNIMLDELDKELEKRNHKFCRYADDSQIYVRSRKAAKRVMESITVFVEKKLKLKVNARKSAVGRPWRRKFLGFSFYSRKGEVRVRIHPKSIKKIKGKIKALTSRSKPWTMKYRFKKLKQIITGWVSYYKIADMKRKMRELDQWARRRIRMCYWKRWKKIRTRFKMLRKLGIKEAKAWKYANTRKGYWRISNSPILARTFTNQLLKKLGYFSFTERYAQATNT; from the coding sequence TTGAACAACTCGACGGAAACACATAGAAAGCAGACAACTTCATATGAAGGCTGCTCTCAGGAGAAAAGGCTGGAAGCTGGAAGTAATGAGAGAGTGCAGAGTGTTTCTGCGGCGTTGCCGAAGGAAAGAAACGGTGAAAAGGCAGACTCCAGTAATCTGATGGAGAAAATTCTTGCAGCTCCAAACCTGAATAAGGCATATAAAAGAGTTGTAGGAAATAAAGGCAGCCATGGTATTGATGGGATGAGTGTAGATGAACTTCTACCCCACCTTAAAAGAAACGGCAGTCAACTTCTGAAAGATATACTGGAAGGTAATTACAAACCACAGGCAGTAAGAAGGGTAGAAATACCTAAGCCTGGTGGTGGAGTAAGACTACTTGGTATTCCAACAGTAATAGATAGAATGATTCAACAGGCAATAACACAACAGCTGACGCCAATATTTGATCCGGGATTTTCAGAGTACAGTTACGGATTCAGACCTGGAAGAAATGCACACCAGGCGGTAAATAAAGCCAGGGAATATATAAATGACGGTTATACATGGGTGGTCGATATAGACCTTGAAAAGTATTTCGATACTGTTCAACATGATAAACTGATGTCTTTAGTAGCCAGGAAAGTGCAGGATAAGAGGGTGCTGAAGTTAATAAGAGCTTACCTTAACTCAGGAGTAATGATTGATGGTGTAATCAGTAAAGATGATAAAGGTTGCCCCCAGGGCGGCCCGTTAAGTCCGCTGCTCAGCAACATAATGCTGGATGAACTGGATAAAGAACTGGAGAAACGCAATCATAAATTCTGTCGCTACGCTGATGATAGTCAGATCTATGTCAGAAGCAGAAAAGCGGCCAAGAGAGTTATGGAAAGCATAACTGTATTTGTTGAAAAGAAACTCAAACTTAAAGTCAATGCAAGGAAAAGTGCAGTCGGCAGACCCTGGAGAAGAAAATTCTTAGGGTTTTCATTCTATAGTAGGAAAGGTGAAGTAAGGGTTAGAATCCACCCGAAATCGATTAAGAAAATTAAAGGAAAGATAAAAGCACTCACATCAAGGAGTAAGCCATGGACAATGAAATATCGTTTTAAGAAATTAAAACAGATAATCACAGGCTGGGTCAGCTACTATAAAATAGCTGATATGAAAAGAAAGATGAGGGAACTTGACCAGTGGGCAAGACGAAGAATAAGAATGTGCTACTGGAAGAGGTGGAAGAAAATTAGAACCCGCTTTAAGATGCTCAGGAAACTGGGTATCAAAGAAGCTAAGGCATGGAAATATGCTAACACAAGGAAAGGCTACTGGAGAATATCCAATAGCCCAATACTTGCAAGAACCTTTACCAACCAGTTATTAAAGAAACTGGGATACTTCAGTTTTACGGAAAGATATGCACAAGCAACTAATACTTAA
- a CDS encoding sigma-54-dependent transcriptional regulator: MAKILIVDDKENITKVLKVILEEENYQVEYANDVYQAIEKAILYKPDLIISDIKMPEMDGLEFYREIINNGIKSEFIFMTAFGSIPMAVKAIKMGASEFLTKPLDYNELKIKIANLIGKSDTKNLTIKREKYREIIGQSDKINKLIEMIDMAADYSSTVLIQGESGTGKELVAKALHNNGSRADKNFVAVNCAALSPNIIESELFGHKEGAFTGAVRDKKGKFEIADGGSILLDEVTEIDLNTQSKLLRVLQEKEFERVGENKSIQVDLRVIATTNRDIKKMVDENKFRSDLYYRLNVIPIHVPPLRERKEDIKILTKHFIDKISRREGINKMSISNKALKLLQQYNWPGNIRELENLCERLVITVKGEKITVMDIPQEIKNSINQQFKEVLTEKEKVLIALRKSSGNKTKAAEILGISRKTIYNWIKKYENDPEFKKLLE; the protein is encoded by the coding sequence ATGGCAAAAATACTAATAGTTGATGATAAAGAAAATATTACTAAAGTTTTAAAAGTAATACTTGAAGAAGAAAATTATCAAGTCGAATATGCCAATGATGTTTATCAAGCTATAGAGAAAGCAATACTTTATAAACCTGATTTAATTATTTCTGATATAAAGATGCCTGAAATGGATGGGCTTGAATTTTATAGAGAAATAATTAATAATGGAATTAAATCTGAATTTATTTTTATGACAGCATTTGGTAGTATTCCGATGGCGGTTAAAGCTATAAAAATGGGGGCTTCCGAATTTTTAACAAAACCTTTAGATTATAATGAATTGAAAATTAAAATAGCTAACTTAATTGGGAAATCAGACACAAAAAATCTGACAATTAAGCGAGAAAAATATCGAGAAATAATCGGTCAAAGTGATAAAATTAATAAATTAATTGAAATGATTGATATGGCCGCTGATTATAGTTCTACAGTTTTAATTCAAGGAGAAAGTGGAACTGGAAAAGAACTTGTTGCAAAAGCACTTCATAATAATGGATCTAGAGCAGATAAAAATTTTGTAGCGGTAAATTGTGCTGCTTTAAGTCCTAATATAATTGAATCAGAGCTTTTTGGACATAAAGAAGGCGCCTTTACAGGAGCGGTAAGAGATAAAAAAGGAAAATTTGAAATAGCAGATGGTGGTAGTATACTTTTAGATGAAGTTACAGAGATAGATTTAAATACCCAATCAAAACTACTAAGGGTTTTACAGGAAAAAGAATTTGAACGGGTAGGAGAGAACAAAAGTATTCAGGTTGATCTAAGAGTTATTGCAACCACAAATAGGGATATTAAAAAAATGGTTGATGAGAATAAATTTAGAAGTGATTTATATTATAGGCTAAATGTTATCCCGATTCATGTGCCCCCTTTAAGGGAAAGAAAAGAAGATATAAAAATATTAACTAAACATTTTATTGATAAAATTTCTCGGCGTGAAGGAATTAATAAAATGAGTATTTCCAATAAAGCATTAAAATTACTTCAACAATACAATTGGCCTGGTAATATCAGGGAATTAGAAAATCTTTGCGAAAGACTTGTAATTACTGTTAAAGGTGAAAAAATAACTGTAATGGATATCCCTCAAGAAATAAAAAATAGTATTAATCAACAGTTTAAAGAAGTTTTAACCGAGAAGGAAAAGGTGCTTATTGCACTAAGAAAAAGTAGTGGAAATAAAACAAAAGCAGCTGAAATACTGGGTATTTCAAGAAAAACTATATATAATTGGATAAAAAAATATGAAAATGATCCGGAATTTAAAAAATTACTTGAGTAA
- a CDS encoding sensor histidine kinase: protein MSLKKRLIIYIMLIFLLIMTVIGYILVVQQRDIFQEEIERRGKLLARTLADISKEAILIHEFSTLVQNVRSFEDEKDLIGAKIINNEGRILASLNREEEGSFTDFDYSEDQLLWENNNLITVDTINVNGVDMGKSIVVLSQQSMLDRINYSIKLIMLILTVALVLLIIIINITAEYFFEPLTILAERVRKIPEDDFDIKTLEKAEPPEELNELYNSIGWMYEEMLVIRKRLVEKAQMATIGKMSAYLAHEIRNPLEAISGSVEVMKLKGDLNSDGGFYNILKEEITSLNSFLDEFLSFARIKSYDFEKINLNNLINDIFVLLKPMLQNKKIKLIKKFNNQEAYINGDTNKIKSVFTNILLNSIEAVGKKGYIKIVLSNDEKFITVLIKDNGSGIKEKNLEKIFDPFFTTKKSGSGIGLSISKEIIERHDGIIDVESNNNTVFKIKLPIFKDDNNNGKNTNS from the coding sequence GTGTCATTAAAAAAGCGTCTAATAATTTATATAATGTTAATTTTTTTATTAATTATGACCGTGATTGGATATATATTAGTTGTTCAGCAGCGCGATATATTTCAAGAAGAGATAGAAAGAAGAGGAAAACTTTTGGCAAGAACTTTAGCTGATATTAGTAAAGAAGCAATATTGATTCATGAATTCAGTACTCTTGTGCAAAATGTAAGATCTTTTGAAGATGAAAAGGATTTAATAGGAGCTAAAATAATAAATAATGAGGGAAGAATACTCGCTTCTTTAAATAGAGAAGAAGAAGGTAGCTTTACAGACTTTGATTATAGTGAGGATCAACTTTTATGGGAAAATAATAATTTAATAACTGTTGATACTATTAATGTTAATGGTGTTGATATGGGTAAATCGATTGTTGTTTTATCTCAGCAGTCAATGTTAGATAGAATAAATTATTCTATTAAGCTAATAATGCTAATTTTAACTGTGGCTTTAGTATTGTTAATTATTATTATTAATATTACTGCAGAATATTTTTTTGAACCTCTGACTATACTTGCTGAAAGAGTACGTAAAATTCCGGAGGATGATTTTGATATAAAAACTTTAGAAAAGGCTGAACCTCCTGAAGAATTAAATGAGTTATATAATTCTATCGGTTGGATGTATGAAGAGATGTTAGTGATTAGAAAACGATTGGTTGAAAAAGCACAGATGGCTACAATAGGAAAGATGTCTGCCTATCTGGCCCATGAAATAAGGAATCCTCTTGAAGCAATTTCAGGATCGGTTGAGGTAATGAAGTTAAAGGGTGATTTAAACTCTGATGGTGGTTTTTACAATATACTTAAAGAAGAAATTACTTCCTTAAATAGTTTTCTTGATGAATTTTTAAGTTTTGCCCGTATTAAATCTTATGATTTTGAAAAAATCAATCTTAATAATTTAATTAATGATATCTTTGTTTTATTAAAACCAATGCTGCAGAACAAAAAAATTAAATTGATTAAAAAGTTTAATAATCAAGAAGCATATATTAATGGAGATACAAACAAAATAAAAAGTGTATTTACAAATATACTATTAAATTCTATTGAAGCAGTTGGGAAAAAGGGTTATATCAAAATTGTTTTAAGCAATGACGAAAAATTTATAACTGTGTTAATTAAAGATAATGGAAGTGGTATTAAAGAAAAAAATCTTGAAAAGATATTTGATCCCTTTTTTACAACTAAAAAAAGCGGTAGCGGAATAGGCTTAAGTATTTCTAAAGAAATTATTGAAAGACATGATGGAATAATAGATGTTGAATCAAATAATAATACAGTTTTTAAAATAAAACTACCAATTTTTAAGGATGATAATAATAATGGCAAAAATACTAATAGTTGA
- a CDS encoding phosphate/phosphite/phosphonate ABC transporter substrate-binding protein: protein MQNKNLIINILILIFLFSLLFHQNVFAEDSLRFGVPAKRVALSKLESWQPVIDEVSKRSGLEIELVITKDHYELIEKMKNEEIDLAYYSPVFYVKAHQELDCIPLVLRVMYGTPYYRAGFITQKDSDINKLEDLRDKNFALTSKRDSTSGYYIPIDMLRDIDIDHQEDLNIIYTGKHENVLRSVSYGLVDAGVIKLFILEDPINQKYLSDIKIFAHSLYLPASSIAARKGLSLNEMDKITTAFLSLNTDSAGRQAMSGLDFDGFVLSDDKLYDIVRDYMSSFDLID, encoded by the coding sequence ATGCAGAATAAAAATCTAATAATAAATATTTTAATACTAATTTTTCTATTTTCCTTATTATTTCATCAAAATGTTTTTGCTGAAGACAGTCTTAGGTTTGGAGTTCCTGCTAAAAGGGTAGCTTTATCAAAATTAGAAAGCTGGCAGCCGGTCATTGATGAGGTTTCAAAAAGAAGTGGACTTGAGATTGAATTGGTTATTACAAAAGATCATTATGAGTTAATTGAAAAAATGAAAAATGAAGAAATTGACTTAGCCTATTATTCACCTGTTTTTTATGTTAAAGCCCATCAAGAATTAGATTGTATACCACTTGTCTTAAGGGTTATGTATGGTACTCCTTACTATAGAGCAGGTTTTATTACCCAAAAAGATTCTGATATTAATAAATTAGAAGATTTAAGGGATAAAAATTTTGCTTTAACTTCAAAAAGAGACTCTACTTCAGGTTATTATATACCGATAGATATGTTGAGAGATATAGATATAGACCATCAGGAAGACCTCAATATAATATACACTGGTAAACATGAAAATGTTTTAAGAAGTGTAAGTTATGGGCTGGTAGATGCGGGAGTAATTAAATTATTTATACTTGAAGATCCAATAAATCAAAAATATTTATCTGACATTAAGATTTTTGCACATTCTCTTTATTTGCCAGCATCTTCTATAGCTGCTAGAAAAGGTCTTAGTTTAAATGAGATGGATAAAATAACCACTGCTTTTTTAAGTTTAAATACAGATTCAGCTGGAAGACAGGCAATGTCAGGTTTGGATTTTGATGGTTTTGTTTTAAGTGATGACAAGCTTTATGATATTGTAAGAGATTATATGAGTTCTTTTGATTTGATTGATTAA
- the hisIE gene encoding bifunctional phosphoribosyl-AMP cyclohydrolase/phosphoribosyl-ATP diphosphatase HisIE: MLEIIKDPAEIDFKYNQSDLIPAVVQDYNTKDILMVAYVNEESLKLSLEKGETVFYSRSRQEIWHKGATSGNTQKIKEIYYDCDQDTILFMVDPAGPSCHTGETSCFFRKMAVEKNKSEALKQSNIVDFLYQLILSRKAAMPEDSYTTYLFKEGIDKILKKVGEESAEVIIASKNETAEELILESADLLYHMLVLLAEKNIDPEQIRKELIERHK, from the coding sequence ATGTTAGAAATAATTAAAGATCCAGCAGAAATAGATTTTAAATATAATCAAAGCGATCTTATTCCTGCTGTTGTACAGGACTATAATACAAAAGATATTTTAATGGTAGCTTATGTAAATGAGGAGTCTTTGAAATTAAGTTTGGAAAAAGGAGAGACGGTTTTCTATTCTCGTTCTCGACAGGAAATCTGGCATAAGGGTGCTACCTCGGGTAATACCCAAAAGATAAAAGAAATATATTATGACTGTGACCAGGATACTATTTTATTTATGGTTGACCCTGCTGGACCTTCCTGTCATACTGGAGAGACCTCCTGTTTCTTTCGTAAAATGGCTGTTGAAAAAAACAAAAGTGAAGCTCTTAAACAAAGTAATATTGTAGATTTTTTATATCAATTAATTTTAAGCCGAAAAGCAGCAATGCCGGAAGATTCTTATACTACATATTTATTTAAAGAGGGTATAGATAAGATTCTTAAAAAAGTAGGAGAAGAATCGGCAGAAGTTATTATTGCCTCTAAAAATGAAACAGCAGAAGAATTAATTTTAGAATCTGCTGATCTACTTTATCATATGCTGGTTTTGCTTGCTGAAAAAAATATTGACCCTGAGCAAATTAGAAAGGAATTAATTGAAAGACATAAATAG
- the hisF gene encoding imidazole glycerol phosphate synthase subunit HisF, which yields MHKKRIIPCLDIKDGRVVKGVNFVDLIDAGDPVESARKYNDLGADELVFLDITATKEKRKTLAELVEKVAAQVFIPLTVGGGIRTVEDMQLILRSGADKVSVNSAAVKNPELVKKGAQAFGSQCIVGAVDADKKESGDGWEIFINGGSKETGIDLIEWVKELEELGAGEILLTSINADGTKDGFDIEMLKAVTEAVNIPVIASGGAGNIQHFIDVFQQTGADAALAASIFHFGEIAIKDVKKELENLGIPVRIEG from the coding sequence ATGCATAAAAAAAGAATCATTCCCTGTCTAGATATTAAAGATGGGCGGGTAGTTAAAGGAGTAAACTTTGTTGATTTAATTGATGCCGGTGATCCGGTTGAATCTGCCAGGAAATATAATGATTTAGGAGCAGATGAACTTGTATTTTTAGATATTACAGCAACTAAAGAAAAGAGAAAGACTCTTGCAGAGCTGGTAGAAAAAGTAGCTGCTCAAGTTTTTATACCCCTTACTGTAGGTGGAGGTATTAGAACAGTTGAAGATATGCAGCTTATTTTACGTTCTGGTGCTGATAAAGTTTCAGTTAACTCTGCAGCTGTTAAAAATCCTGAGCTTGTTAAAAAAGGAGCTCAAGCTTTTGGTTCTCAGTGTATTGTTGGAGCGGTAGATGCGGATAAAAAAGAATCAGGTGATGGCTGGGAAATATTTATAAATGGTGGCAGCAAAGAAACCGGAATTGATTTAATAGAATGGGTCAAAGAATTAGAAGAACTTGGAGCTGGCGAAATTCTCTTAACCAGCATTAATGCAGATGGGACTAAAGATGGTTTTGATATAGAAATGTTAAAGGCTGTAACAGAGGCCGTAAATATTCCAGTTATTGCTTCTGGTGGTGCTGGCAATATTCAGCATTTTATAGATGTATTTCAACAAACAGGAGCAGATGCAGCTTTAGCAGCATCCATTTTTCACTTTGGGGAAATAGCTATTAAAGATGTAAAAAAAGAACTAGAAAATCTTGGTATCCCGGTTAGGATAGAAGGATGA